From one Tetragenococcus osmophilus genomic stretch:
- a CDS encoding MGMT family protein, with protein MKRVLDEDLVYEILSVVGEIPEGCVATYGQIARLIGREKNARLVGKVLSRAEFYGKYPCHRVVNHAGRLAPGWAEQADLLRNEGVFLKDENHVDLKKYQWED; from the coding sequence ATGAAGCGTGTTTTAGATGAAGATTTAGTCTATGAAATTCTCTCGGTTGTAGGAGAAATACCAGAAGGTTGTGTTGCTACATACGGACAAATTGCCAGGTTAATTGGCAGAGAAAAGAATGCAAGGCTTGTGGGAAAAGTCCTTAGTAGGGCTGAATTTTATGGGAAATACCCTTGTCACCGTGTGGTCAATCATGCAGGTAGATTGGCTCCAGGGTGGGCCGAACAAGCTGATTTGCTTCGAAATGAAGGTGTTTTTTTGAAAGATGAAAACCATGTTGATTTGAAGAAATATCAGTGGGAAGATTAG
- the coaA gene encoding type I pantothenate kinase, translated as MEEYMNFYQIPRSEWQGFYLPNHTPLTQEELDSIKSLNDRISMQDVEEIYIPMCHMIHLYMKEYESLSLSKGLFLHRYIKVPPFIIGIAGSVAVGKSTTARLLQTLLSRLFPKQDVQLITTDGFLYPNRILEERGIMDRKGFPESYDMERLIEFLNSVKSREKDLKIPLYSHKSYDIIEGEYETISQPDILIVEGINVFQLPANQQIYVSDFFDFSIYVDADPALIERWYLERFESLLDTAFQDPSNYYYEYAMGDRKEAIDMAKSVWKNVNLKNLQEYILPTRSRADIILHKSDYHKIDQILLRKF; from the coding sequence ATGGAAGAGTATATGAATTTCTATCAGATTCCTCGTAGCGAATGGCAAGGTTTTTATTTACCCAACCACACGCCATTAACGCAAGAAGAATTAGATAGCATTAAAAGTTTAAATGACCGGATTTCAATGCAAGACGTAGAAGAGATTTATATTCCAATGTGTCATATGATTCACTTATACATGAAAGAATATGAATCATTAAGCTTAAGCAAAGGGCTTTTTTTACATCGCTATATTAAAGTCCCCCCATTTATTATCGGAATTGCTGGAAGCGTGGCTGTTGGAAAAAGTACCACAGCAAGACTTTTACAGACCCTTTTATCTCGTTTATTTCCCAAACAAGACGTGCAATTAATCACTACAGATGGTTTTTTGTATCCTAACCGTATTCTAGAAGAACGAGGGATTATGGACCGTAAAGGTTTTCCCGAAAGTTACGATATGGAACGATTAATAGAGTTTTTAAATAGTGTCAAATCGCGAGAAAAAGATCTTAAAATTCCTCTTTATTCTCATAAAAGTTATGACATTATCGAAGGAGAATATGAAACGATCTCGCAGCCAGACATTTTGATTGTGGAGGGAATTAATGTATTTCAACTCCCAGCAAACCAACAAATCTATGTAAGTGATTTTTTTGATTTTTCCATTTATGTCGATGCTGATCCTGCTTTAATAGAACGATGGTACTTAGAACGATTCGAATCATTGCTTGATACCGCCTTTCAGGATCCGTCTAACTATTATTATGAATACGCAATGGGCGACCGTAAAGAAGCGATCGATATGGCAAAATCCGTATGGAAAAACGTGAATTTGAAAAATTTACAAGAATATATCTTGCCCACACGCTCGCGAGCAGATATAATTCTTCATAAAAGTGATTATCATAAAATCGACCAAATATTATTGCGCAAGTTTTAA
- the guaA gene encoding glutamine-hydrolyzing GMP synthase produces MTNVENLADVEKIIVLDYGSQYNQLITRRIRDCGVFSELLSHKTTAEEIKKMNVKGIILSGGPNSVYDTDSFGIDEEIFELGIPILGICYGMQLVTHRLGGTVERAKNREYGKAGIEITADKARLFSATPDNQTVWMSHGDLVKDLPTDFEVVATSKDCPIASIQNAERKIYGVQFHPEVRHTEYGNDLLKEFALDICQCKGDWTMENFIDMQTANIREQVGDKKVLLALSGGVDSSVVGVLLHKAIGDQLTCIFVDHGLLRKNEADQVMDSLGGKFGLNIIKVDAQKRFLDKLAGVTDPEQKRKIIGNEFIYLFNDEAIKLAGEEGISFLAQGTLYTDVIESGTETAQTIKSHHNVGGLPEEMSFQLIEPLNTLFKDEVRALGTELGMPDTIVWRQPFPGPGLGIRVLGEITEEKLEIVRESDAILREEIANAGLDRDIWQYFTVLPGIRSVGVMGDERTYDHAVGIRAITSIDGMTADFARIPWDVLQHISVRIVNEVDHVNRIVYDVTSKPPSTVEWE; encoded by the coding sequence GTGACAAATGTTGAAAATTTGGCAGATGTAGAAAAAATTATTGTATTAGACTACGGTAGCCAATACAACCAACTAATTACCCGACGCATACGTGATTGTGGGGTCTTTTCTGAACTGTTAAGTCACAAAACGACAGCAGAAGAAATTAAAAAAATGAACGTCAAAGGGATTATCCTTTCTGGCGGACCTAATAGTGTCTATGACACAGATTCATTTGGTATTGACGAAGAAATATTTGAGCTGGGCATCCCAATTTTAGGGATTTGCTACGGCATGCAACTAGTTACTCATCGCTTAGGTGGTACAGTCGAAAGAGCTAAAAACCGTGAATACGGCAAAGCTGGTATCGAAATTACTGCAGATAAGGCACGGTTATTTAGTGCCACTCCTGATAACCAAACCGTTTGGATGAGTCATGGAGATCTAGTCAAGGACCTTCCTACTGACTTTGAAGTAGTAGCAACAAGCAAAGATTGTCCAATTGCTTCTATCCAAAACGCTGAAAGAAAAATTTATGGCGTGCAATTTCATCCAGAAGTCCGTCATACCGAATATGGAAATGACTTACTCAAAGAATTCGCCTTGGATATTTGTCAATGTAAAGGCGACTGGACAATGGAAAACTTTATTGACATGCAAACAGCTAATATTCGCGAACAAGTTGGCGATAAGAAGGTACTCTTAGCTTTATCAGGCGGTGTAGACTCAAGCGTTGTCGGTGTTCTTTTACATAAAGCTATTGGCGATCAATTAACCTGTATTTTTGTCGATCATGGCTTATTGCGTAAAAATGAAGCTGACCAAGTAATGGACAGCTTGGGCGGTAAATTCGGCCTAAACATTATCAAAGTAGATGCACAAAAACGTTTCTTAGATAAACTTGCAGGGGTAACGGACCCAGAACAAAAGCGTAAAATTATTGGAAATGAATTTATCTATTTATTTAACGATGAAGCTATTAAGTTAGCCGGGGAAGAAGGTATTAGTTTCTTAGCACAAGGTACCCTTTATACCGACGTCATCGAATCAGGTACTGAAACAGCGCAAACCATTAAATCTCACCATAACGTGGGTGGTTTACCAGAAGAAATGAGTTTCCAATTAATTGAACCATTAAACACCTTGTTTAAAGATGAAGTGCGCGCATTAGGAACCGAACTAGGAATGCCGGACACAATCGTTTGGCGTCAACCATTCCCTGGACCAGGTCTAGGAATCCGTGTATTAGGTGAAATAACAGAAGAAAAACTAGAAATCGTCCGTGAATCAGATGCCATCCTACGCGAAGAAATCGCTAATGCCGGCTTAGATCGGGATATCTGGCAATACTTCACCGTACTACCAGGCATTCGCTCTGTCGGGGTTATGGGCGACGAACGAACTTATGATCATGCAGTAGGTATTCGCGCTATCACTTCTATTGACGGTATGACTGCTGATTTTGCCCGTATCCCATGGGATGTATTGCAACACATCTCAGTACGTATTGTAAATGAAGTCGATCACGTCAACCGTATCGTGTATGACGTGACAAGTAAGCCCCCTTCTACAGTCGAGTGGGAATAA
- a CDS encoding pyrimidine-nucleoside phosphorylase: MRMVDLIEKKRDGGVLTKEEIEFIIQEYTADRIPDYQMSAFLMTVFYQDMTDEEITALTLAMADSGEQIDLSSINGIKVDKHSTGGVGDTTTLVLAPLVASVGVPVAKMSGRGLGYTGGTLDKLEAIPGFKIELSDQAFIEEVNKNKVAVIGQSGDLAPADKKLYALRDVTATVDSIPLIASSIMSKKIAAGADAIVLDVTTGEGAFMKNLADARRLSHMMVRIGALAKRRTMAVISDMSQPLGAAIGNGLEVIEAIETLQGKGPEDLLEMCYVLGSQMVVLGGKADTLKEARSLLEEAISSGRAFATFKQMVENQGGDASICTSPERLLTASFEVELPAKSSGVVARLIANEVGIAAMMLGAGRKTKEDAIDYGVGLRLHKKVGDSVEKGESLVTIYSNTEHIKEVKELLYKNIVIEEAAVEPPLVHEVITE, from the coding sequence ATGCGCATGGTCGATTTAATTGAAAAAAAACGGGATGGCGGAGTTCTAACAAAAGAAGAAATTGAATTTATTATTCAAGAATATACAGCAGATAGAATTCCTGATTATCAAATGAGTGCTTTTCTTATGACTGTTTTTTATCAAGATATGACAGATGAGGAAATTACAGCATTGACTTTGGCAATGGCCGATTCTGGTGAACAGATTGATTTATCTTCTATTAATGGAATCAAAGTTGATAAACATTCAACTGGAGGTGTTGGGGATACGACGACGCTGGTTTTAGCACCTTTAGTTGCAAGTGTAGGTGTGCCAGTGGCGAAAATGTCCGGACGTGGTTTGGGATATACAGGAGGGACATTGGACAAGTTAGAAGCCATTCCTGGTTTTAAAATCGAATTATCTGACCAAGCGTTTATTGAAGAAGTTAATAAAAATAAGGTAGCTGTCATTGGACAAAGCGGTGATCTAGCTCCGGCAGATAAAAAGTTATATGCATTGCGAGATGTCACTGCAACGGTCGATTCAATCCCCTTAATTGCTAGCTCAATTATGAGTAAAAAGATTGCAGCTGGAGCTGACGCAATTGTTTTAGATGTAACTACTGGCGAAGGGGCCTTTATGAAAAACCTTGCTGATGCTAGGCGATTATCTCATATGATGGTCAGAATCGGAGCTTTAGCGAAGCGAAGGACAATGGCTGTCATTTCAGATATGAGCCAACCTTTAGGTGCAGCTATCGGAAATGGTTTAGAAGTCATTGAAGCAATAGAAACATTGCAAGGAAAAGGACCTGAAGATTTATTAGAAATGTGCTATGTTCTGGGAAGCCAAATGGTAGTACTGGGTGGAAAAGCGGATACCTTAAAAGAAGCTCGATCTTTATTGGAAGAAGCGATTTCTTCAGGAAGGGCCTTTGCAACTTTTAAACAGATGGTTGAAAACCAAGGAGGCGATGCATCTATTTGTACGTCCCCTGAGCGTTTATTAACAGCGTCATTTGAAGTAGAACTTCCGGCCAAATCAAGCGGAGTTGTAGCGAGGTTAATTGCCAATGAAGTTGGTATCGCGGCAATGATGTTAGGAGCAGGCAGGAAAACAAAAGAGGATGCCATCGATTATGGCGTAGGTTTGAGATTACATAAAAAAGTTGGAGATTCTGTAGAAAAGGGTGAATCTTTAGTAACTATTTATAGTAATACAGAACATATAAAAGAAGTAAAAGAATTATTATATAAAAATATCGTTATTGAAGAAGCTGCTGTTGAACCGCCACTAGTACATGAAGTCATTACAGAGTAG
- a CDS encoding VOC family protein, with amino-acid sequence MPEGYENNIMHAHLNIGKAQLMLADLLPGQFKQSGTTVTILIDVKEVTDAKRIFSALLAGGQETMALQETSFSPAMGQVNDKFGVEWQIITEHPDMRKDSE; translated from the coding sequence GTGCCTGAGGGGTATGAAAATAATATTATGCATGCTCATCTAAATATCGGGAAAGCACAACTAATGCTTGCCGATCTTTTGCCCGGTCAATTTAAACAGTCAGGAACAACGGTTACTATTCTAATTGATGTCAAAGAAGTTACTGACGCTAAAAGGATTTTCTCTGCTTTACTGGCGGGTGGTCAAGAAACAATGGCCCTTCAGGAAACCAGCTTTAGTCCAGCAATGGGACAGGTAAACGACAAATTTGGCGTCGAATGGCAAATCATTACCGAGCACCCTGACATGCGAAAAGATTCGGAATAA
- a CDS encoding type I toxin-antitoxin system Fst family toxin, whose product MFDRLISWIIAPIFVGIVITLVNHWLDG is encoded by the coding sequence TTGTTCGATCGCCTAATTTCATGGATTATTGCGCCTATATTTGTAGGTATAGTCATTACACTAGTTAATCATTGGCTGGATGGTTAA
- a CDS encoding class I SAM-dependent methyltransferase has protein sequence MTNHYYQTNPTSSHEILKWSFELFDKNFQFITDSGVFSKNTIDYGSRVLIQAFSWEKLPEGSILEVGCGYGPIGLAIAYASGRQVEMTDVNERAVSLAKQNANQNQIENVDIHLSDVYDSVYKKDYAAILSNPPIRAGKKVVHQIIEEGYQYLLSAGTLTIVIQKKQGAPSAQKKMTEIFGNAEVIKKDKGYYIIQSEKRGSQ, from the coding sequence ATGACAAATCACTATTATCAAACAAATCCAACAAGTTCTCACGAGATTTTAAAATGGTCTTTTGAGTTATTTGATAAAAACTTTCAGTTTATAACCGATAGTGGCGTATTTTCAAAAAATACAATTGATTATGGATCAAGAGTTCTTATACAAGCTTTTTCTTGGGAAAAATTACCTGAAGGAAGCATCTTAGAAGTAGGATGTGGATATGGACCGATTGGTTTAGCTATTGCTTATGCAAGTGGTCGTCAAGTCGAAATGACGGATGTGAACGAACGTGCTGTTTCTTTAGCTAAGCAAAATGCGAACCAAAACCAGATTGAAAATGTGGATATTCACCTTTCGGATGTCTACGATTCGGTTTACAAGAAAGATTATGCGGCTATTTTAAGTAATCCGCCTATTCGCGCTGGCAAAAAAGTTGTTCACCAAATTATCGAAGAGGGTTATCAGTATCTGCTTTCTGCAGGTACACTGACAATTGTTATTCAAAAAAAACAAGGAGCACCCAGCGCTCAAAAAAAGATGACAGAAATATTTGGCAATGCTGAAGTAATCAAAAAAGATAAAGGCTATTATATTATCCAAAGTGAAAAGAGGGGAAGCCAATGA
- the deoC gene encoding deoxyribose-phosphate aldolase, whose protein sequence is MELNRVIDHTLLKADLTQEEVLLVIEEAKRYHFYAVCVNPIWVYLAAQKLKRAPTIVCTVIGFPLGANTSETKAFEAKNAIENGADEIDMVMNIGALRSGMKEVVQTDIQAVVNAVKDQALVKVIIETSLLTRDELITACQLVQAAGADFVETSTGFTTGAAKIENVHLIHENVTSAIGVKAVGGILTKDDALRMTEAGATRLGTDASVIIITGK, encoded by the coding sequence ATGGAACTAAACCGTGTGATTGATCATACTCTTTTAAAAGCAGACCTTACTCAAGAAGAAGTTCTATTGGTGATTGAAGAAGCAAAAAGATATCATTTCTACGCTGTTTGTGTAAATCCGATATGGGTCTATCTGGCAGCGCAAAAGTTAAAACGGGCCCCAACGATTGTATGTACAGTTATTGGATTTCCTTTAGGAGCAAATACCTCGGAAACTAAAGCTTTTGAAGCAAAGAACGCTATTGAAAATGGGGCAGATGAAATCGACATGGTTATGAATATTGGCGCATTGAGGTCAGGAATGAAAGAAGTAGTTCAGACAGATATTCAAGCAGTGGTTAATGCTGTAAAGGACCAAGCATTGGTAAAAGTAATTATTGAAACAAGTTTACTAACTAGAGATGAACTTATAACGGCGTGTCAGTTGGTCCAAGCTGCTGGCGCAGATTTTGTGGAAACGTCCACTGGATTTACAACGGGAGCAGCTAAAATTGAGAATGTGCATTTGATCCACGAAAATGTTACTTCTGCAATAGGAGTGAAAGCTGTTGGCGGTATTCTTACAAAAGATGATGCACTGAGAATGACTGAAGCAGGTGCTACTCGGCTAGGTACGGATGCTAGCGTAATTATCATAACTGGGAAATAA
- a CDS encoding type 1 glutamine amidotransferase family protein gives MKNALFLLLDQFADWEGAYLSSTLNQSEIWSVKTISVEEKVVSLGGFSVLVDYIIGAETENYDLLIMIGGNSWNNDRNDLLEFVKKAFGKGIPVGAICGAVDYLAKNGFLNSYKHTGNSVYLWDEYKCYTAANKFVEKQAVKDGKLVTANGTAPHEFTELVLELIEFDTPENIEKAMFMNKYGFYNYCEKYGNPFL, from the coding sequence ATGAAAAATGCTTTGTTTCTTCTTTTAGATCAATTTGCAGATTGGGAAGGCGCCTATTTGTCTTCAACTTTAAACCAGAGTGAGATTTGGTCAGTTAAAACTATTTCAGTTGAAGAAAAAGTCGTTTCTTTGGGTGGTTTTTCAGTGTTGGTCGATTATATTATTGGCGCTGAAACTGAAAATTATGATCTTTTAATAATGATTGGGGGTAATTCTTGGAACAACGATAGAAATGATTTGTTAGAGTTCGTCAAAAAAGCCTTTGGTAAAGGTATTCCAGTCGGAGCTATATGCGGAGCCGTTGATTATCTAGCGAAAAATGGTTTTTTAAATTCTTATAAACACACTGGAAATTCTGTTTATTTATGGGATGAATATAAGTGCTATACAGCGGCGAATAAATTTGTAGAAAAACAAGCAGTGAAAGACGGAAAATTAGTTACTGCAAATGGAACAGCTCCTCATGAATTTACCGAATTAGTCTTAGAATTAATTGAATTTGATACTCCTGAAAATATTGAAAAAGCAATGTTTATGAACAAGTATGGTTTTTATAATTATTGTGAGAAATATGGAAACCCCTTTTTATAA
- a CDS encoding LacI family DNA-binding transcriptional regulator, which yields MKLTIRQIAEIAGVSVTTVSQILNHKGGRFSTETRQRVLDIVEKYQYKPDFFASNLVTRHSKTIGMIVPDVTDSFFSKIVEGAEHYTNPLGYMLVLCNSHHELEKELQLLQQLADRSVDGVLLATPNVLPDEYGVDSEFFHSMPLGLIDRGINQRENGRLIIKEYEGAYQAVSYLLKKGHSHIGLIKEDTSYYQLEERYNGYRHALKDAGVVFKHENVATASLTVEGGYYAAQQLLKQKNITAIFCSNDAMAMGCYRAIYEQNYKIPEDISVIGFDGLSFSKFMNPPLTTVKQPVFDIGFTAAKFIIDAIEFPERRIPNKIFETKLIFRESVQELIKKSK from the coding sequence ATGAAACTGACTATTCGCCAAATTGCCGAAATTGCAGGCGTTTCAGTCACTACCGTCTCTCAGATATTAAACCATAAAGGGGGGCGCTTTAGTACAGAAACGAGGCAACGGGTCTTGGATATTGTAGAGAAATACCAGTATAAACCAGATTTTTTTGCTTCCAATTTGGTCACTAGACACTCCAAGACAATTGGTATGATCGTGCCAGATGTGACGGATTCCTTTTTTTCTAAAATTGTAGAAGGTGCAGAACATTATACAAACCCGCTAGGCTATATGTTAGTTCTTTGTAATTCTCACCATGAATTAGAAAAAGAACTACAATTGTTGCAACAATTAGCAGATCGCTCAGTTGACGGTGTCCTTTTAGCTACGCCTAATGTTTTACCAGATGAATATGGAGTGGATAGCGAGTTTTTTCACTCCATGCCTTTGGGGTTAATCGATCGTGGAATTAATCAACGAGAGAATGGTCGTTTAATTATTAAAGAATATGAAGGCGCTTATCAAGCCGTTTCTTACTTATTGAAAAAAGGACATTCTCATATTGGGTTAATCAAAGAAGATACTAGTTATTATCAATTAGAGGAAAGATATAATGGTTACCGTCATGCCTTAAAAGATGCTGGAGTTGTGTTTAAACATGAAAATGTGGCTACTGCTAGTCTGACGGTAGAAGGTGGATATTATGCAGCGCAACAATTATTAAAGCAAAAAAATATCACTGCCATTTTTTGTAGTAACGATGCTATGGCTATGGGGTGCTACCGTGCTATATACGAACAAAATTATAAAATACCAGAGGATATTTCGGTTATAGGCTTTGATGGCTTGAGTTTCTCAAAATTTATGAATCCTCCACTAACGACGGTAAAACAACCTGTATTTGATATTGGATTTACTGCAGCTAAATTTATTATTGATGCAATTGAATTTCCAGAGCGCCGAATTCCGAACAAAATTTTTGAAACAAAATTAATTTTTCGTGAGAGTGTACAAGAATTAATTAAGAAGTCAAAGTAG
- a CDS encoding BMP family lipoprotein: MKKAKLFGFGTIAMMSTLLLGACGNGGGSGDGGNGEGSNAPAALITDTGGVDDRSFNQSAWEGLQAWGEENNVERGNDGYQYFQSSNESDYIPNIDQALNAGFKTIFGIGYKLQPAIEEQSQNNPDNNFVIVDDVVEGDNVASATFKDQEASYLAGIAAAYTTETDKVGFVGGVEGEVIDRFDAGFAKGVEDGAEKQDKEIEVLNQYAGDFSAPDKGRSIAQGMYSQDADIIYHASGATGNGVFQEAKSRNESGDDKVWVIGVDRDQEDEGNYSNDGEEDNFTLTSTLKGVGTVVQDLAQRSADEDFPGGEHVEYGLDEDGVGLTDGYLSDEALDAVEEAKEEVVNGDVEVPEKP, encoded by the coding sequence ATGAAAAAAGCAAAACTATTTGGGTTTGGCACAATTGCAATGATGAGCACGCTGCTATTAGGAGCATGTGGTAACGGTGGAGGTTCAGGTGATGGTGGCAATGGAGAAGGTTCAAATGCTCCGGCGGCATTAATTACAGATACTGGTGGTGTGGATGACCGTTCCTTTAACCAATCTGCTTGGGAAGGTCTTCAAGCTTGGGGTGAAGAAAATAATGTAGAGCGAGGGAATGACGGTTATCAATATTTCCAATCCTCTAATGAATCGGATTATATTCCTAATATTGATCAAGCTTTAAATGCTGGGTTCAAAACGATTTTTGGTATTGGTTATAAGCTACAACCAGCAATTGAAGAACAATCGCAAAATAATCCAGATAATAATTTCGTTATTGTAGATGATGTTGTCGAAGGTGATAACGTCGCTTCAGCAACATTTAAAGACCAAGAAGCTTCTTATTTAGCAGGGATTGCAGCTGCTTATACCACTGAAACAGATAAAGTTGGTTTTGTTGGTGGGGTAGAAGGAGAAGTAATTGATCGCTTTGACGCTGGTTTTGCCAAAGGTGTAGAAGACGGGGCTGAAAAGCAAGATAAAGAGATTGAAGTATTGAACCAATACGCAGGTGATTTCTCTGCACCTGATAAAGGACGTTCAATTGCTCAAGGTATGTATTCTCAAGATGCAGATATTATCTATCACGCTTCTGGAGCGACTGGAAATGGCGTATTCCAAGAAGCTAAATCACGAAATGAATCTGGCGATGATAAAGTTTGGGTTATCGGTGTTGACCGTGACCAAGAAGACGAAGGAAACTACTCTAATGATGGAGAAGAAGATAACTTTACACTAACATCTACACTAAAAGGTGTAGGTACTGTAGTGCAAGACTTAGCACAAAGATCAGCTGATGAAGACTTTCCTGGTGGTGAACATGTGGAATACGGTCTAGATGAAGACGGTGTTGGTTTGACCGATGGTTACTTATCAGATGAAGCTTTGGACGCAGTAGAAGAAGCTAAAGAAGAAGTTGTTAATGGAGATGTAGAAGTACCAGAAAAGCCGTAA
- the cdd gene encoding cytidine deaminase, translating to MTKAKNEWLLIAQKALEKAYVPYSQFPVGACLVTKQGKTYQGINIENASYGLSNCAERTSIFKAVSEGEREFSHLVVAGDTSQPISPCGACRQVMAEFFEQDMPVTLVGKHGVVKEMTVAQLLPYSFTGQDL from the coding sequence ATGACAAAGGCAAAAAATGAATGGTTATTAATAGCTCAAAAAGCGTTGGAAAAGGCTTATGTTCCTTATTCCCAATTCCCAGTAGGCGCCTGTTTAGTAACCAAACAAGGGAAAACTTATCAAGGAATTAATATTGAAAATGCTTCTTATGGGTTGAGTAATTGTGCAGAACGTACTTCTATATTTAAAGCTGTGTCAGAAGGAGAAAGAGAATTTTCGCATTTAGTTGTAGCTGGTGACACCTCACAGCCAATTTCACCGTGCGGGGCTTGTCGCCAGGTAATGGCAGAGTTTTTTGAGCAAGATATGCCAGTAACACTCGTTGGTAAACATGGAGTAGTAAAGGAAATGACTGTAGCTCAGTTATTGCCATACTCATTTACTGGGCAGGATTTATAA
- a CDS encoding helix-turn-helix transcriptional regulator: MKETMTAILIYMKKHAPDEITIEEISAHFGYSKYHFSREFKKLTGFSAADYLSSIKIEQAKQDFLKKQHSITDSSFDAGFSSLGTFSTTFTKKTGLSPREYKNQVESLYHLTKNYDDTTSTSYYAEEIQKGDTYQLSVTIHYPKSYQASITFVGLFNSSIPNHKPVVGTALQKKIQHTFTHIPKGKYYLLACSIEKTLNPLRYFVLDDCLRGKVDYPLLFPKDSAKEIDIYLREPLPEDPPILINLPKLLTDTLKLRNP, encoded by the coding sequence ATGAAAGAGACAATGACTGCTATTCTTATCTATATGAAAAAACATGCACCAGATGAAATCACTATTGAAGAGATCTCGGCTCACTTCGGATATAGCAAGTATCATTTTAGTAGAGAATTCAAAAAGTTAACTGGATTTTCTGCAGCTGATTATCTGTCTTCTATAAAAATTGAACAAGCCAAACAAGACTTTTTGAAAAAGCAGCACTCGATTACAGATTCGAGTTTTGATGCCGGATTTTCTAGTCTTGGAACCTTTTCTACAACATTTACTAAAAAAACAGGATTATCTCCACGTGAATATAAAAACCAGGTAGAGTCTCTGTACCATTTAACTAAGAACTATGATGATACAACGTCTACTTCCTATTATGCTGAAGAAATTCAAAAAGGAGATACCTATCAATTATCCGTAACTATTCATTATCCCAAAAGCTATCAAGCTAGCATCACTTTTGTTGGTCTATTTAATAGCTCCATCCCCAATCATAAACCAGTTGTTGGCACAGCTTTGCAAAAGAAAATACAACATACGTTTACTCATATTCCTAAAGGAAAATACTATCTACTTGCTTGTTCGATTGAAAAAACATTAAACCCACTACGTTACTTTGTACTAGACGACTGCTTACGCGGAAAAGTAGATTATCCTCTCCTGTTTCCAAAAGATTCGGCCAAAGAGATAGATATATATTTAAGAGAGCCCCTCCCAGAAGACCCACCAATTTTAATTAATTTACCAAAGCTGCTAACGGATACACTTAAATTGCGCAATCCATAA